The nucleotide window TATTTGAGAAGAGTGGGCTAGAAAGCTTAGAACTAAGGGAGGTCCCAAATCCCAGTGTAGGGGACACAGATGTCAGGATAGCTGTGAAGATGGCATCCGTTAACCCCGTGGACATCATGTCAGTCGAATCCCTCAAGGTATACCCGATCCCGCACATACCAGGGTCAGAGTTCTTCGGTGTCGTCGAGGAGGTTGGTAAGAAAGTTTCACATGTGTCCCCAGGAGATAGGGTGGCAGTCTACACAAGGCTTTTCGACGGTACTTGTAGGTCTTGTTTGCGTGGGGATCAGACCTACTGTAAAGCCGGTAAAAGAATAGGGGTAGAGAGTCAGGGAGGTTACGCTGAGGAAATCGTGGTACCGGGGACTAACGTGGTAAGGTCAGACCTTCCAGATGAAATCCTAGCAAGCCTGCCTATAGCTATGCTTACTCCATATCACGCGCTCAAGAGTGCTGGCGTTAGTAGCTCAGACGTGGTGGTAGTAGTTGGGGCCTCTGGAAATACTGGGATGTTCGCAGTCCAGTTGGGAAAACTTTTGGGGGCAACGGTCATAGCCATAAGCGCAAAGCCTTGGGTTAAGGAGCTCGGTGCAGATTATGTACTTGACTACCAGGAGGCTGAGGAAGCGGTAAGGGAGATAACTTTTGGGGATATGGCTTCAGTTGTGGTTAACTCCCTAGGTGGAAAGTATTGGGATTTGAGTCTAAGACTGCTAGGCAATCACGGTAGACTGGTTACCTTCGGTTCCTTGACAGGAGGAAACGTTAACTTAAACATCAACGATATTTACCTAAAGCACGCCTCAATCATAGGTACCAACAGGGGGAGCATGGGGGATCTCATGGAACTCTTAAAAATCGCTGGGAAGCTGCAGGTAAGGACTTGGAAGGTATTTCCTTTGGAGCAGGGCAGGTTCGCCATGGAGCAGTTTAAGTCCAGCGATAGGAAAGGCAGAATATTTATAAGAATTAACTAGGGGATATCACGGAAAGCAGTTCACCATCACGCGATCGTCCTCGTCCCCTGAATCTTTTTAACGTTCATGTCCTATGGGACGTTAAATGTTAATTTAAATTTTCCACTTATTTTTAAAATTCCTTGTTTGTGTCAGGTATGCGTTGCGGCTTCATTTTCCGAAGAGATTTGAGACTGGAGGACAATACCTGTCTATCGAGGGCCCTAGATGAGTGCGAAGAGGTTATCCCTCTATTCATTCTAGACCCAAGGCAGGTTGAAAATAACCCCTACAAGTCTCCTTTCGCCCTGGGTTTCATGCTGGATACACTTTTGGAGCTTAATGAGCGACTTGAGCAGATGGGATCGAAGCTCCACGTAATTAAGGGAGTAGCTGAGGAGGTGGTCAAAGACCTGAGCTTAGATAAGATCTACGTCAACGAGGACTACACACCCTTCAGTGTAATGAGGGATGCGAAGATTGCCAAAGTCAAGAGGCTCGTTTCCTGTGAGGATCTTCTCCTGACTCCCAAGGAGTTCTTTGTGAGGAAGGGCAAACCCTACTCCGTATTTACCCATTTCTATAACGATGCGAGGAAGCTACAAGTGAGGGAACCTATCAGTTTCACCAAGAACTTTGGGACGATGCCTTTACCGGGTGTGGAACTTCTCGATGAAGTGAAGGACGTCAAAAGAGGGACCTTAGCGGGGGGTCGTAAGGAAGGTTTACGACAATTAGAAAGGGCCAAGAAGGTCGATTACTCCCTCAGGAACTTCCCAGCTTCCCCTGGGACCACGAGACTATCGCCCTACCTGAAATTTGGTGTTCTTTCAGTTAGAGAGGTATATCATGGGGTGAGTAATGAGGAAATAAGGAGGCAACTCTACTGGAGGGACTTCTACACCCTTATTGCACATTACAACCCACATGTCTTTGGAAACTCCTATAAAAGGGAGTTTAATTGTATAAAATGGGAGAATAACGAGGAAAAATTTAAACTTTGGAGCGAGGGGAGAACCGGTTATCCTATTGTGGACGCAGGGATGAGAGAGCTCAACTCAACCGGTTTCATGCATAACAGGACGAGGATGATTACTGCCTCCTTTTTAGTTAAGGTTTTACATATCGATTGGA belongs to Metallosphaera tengchongensis and includes:
- a CDS encoding alcohol dehydrogenase catalytic domain-containing protein; this encodes MKALVFEKSGLESLELREVPNPSVGDTDVRIAVKMASVNPVDIMSVESLKVYPIPHIPGSEFFGVVEEVGKKVSHVSPGDRVAVYTRLFDGTCRSCLRGDQTYCKAGKRIGVESQGGYAEEIVVPGTNVVRSDLPDEILASLPIAMLTPYHALKSAGVSSSDVVVVVGASGNTGMFAVQLGKLLGATVIAISAKPWVKELGADYVLDYQEAEEAVREITFGDMASVVVNSLGGKYWDLSLRLLGNHGRLVTFGSLTGGNVNLNINDIYLKHASIIGTNRGSMGDLMELLKIAGKLQVRTWKVFPLEQGRFAMEQFKSSDRKGRIFIRIN
- a CDS encoding cryptochrome/photolyase family protein is translated as MRCGFIFRRDLRLEDNTCLSRALDECEEVIPLFILDPRQVENNPYKSPFALGFMLDTLLELNERLEQMGSKLHVIKGVAEEVVKDLSLDKIYVNEDYTPFSVMRDAKIAKVKRLVSCEDLLLTPKEFFVRKGKPYSVFTHFYNDARKLQVREPISFTKNFGTMPLPGVELLDEVKDVKRGTLAGGRKEGLRQLERAKKVDYSLRNFPASPGTTRLSPYLKFGVLSVREVYHGVSNEEIRRQLYWRDFYTLIAHYNPHVFGNSYKREFNCIKWENNEEKFKLWSEGRTGYPIVDAGMRELNSTGFMHNRTRMITASFLVKVLHIDWRWGERYFATRLVDFDPSVNNGNWQWVASTGTDYMFRNFNPWIQQRKFDPEAEYIRTWVPELEKEPTMVIHEIYKYKVPGYPSPIVDYAEEVRRARLLYEESLALCQGKSIETYISRESGQ